Proteins encoded by one window of Salvia splendens isolate huo1 chromosome 7, SspV2, whole genome shotgun sequence:
- the LOC121742093 gene encoding derlin-2.2, producing MAQAVEEWYKQMPIITRSYLTAAIVTTIGCSLDIISPYDLYLNPKLVVKQYQIWRVITNFLYFRKMDLDFLFHMFFLARYCKLLEENSFRGRTADFFYMLLFGATVLTGIVLLGGMIPYVSASFAKIIFLSNSLTFMMVYVWSKQNPFIHMSFLGLFTFTAAYLPWVLLGFSVLVGASAWVDLLGMIAGHAYYFLEDVYPRMTGRRPLRTPAIIRSLFADEPVVAVRPAAVRFAAPAMEEAPPR from the exons ATGGCGCAAGCAGTGGAAGAGTGGTACAAGCAGATGCCGATCATTACGCGTTCGTACCTCACAGCTGCCATCGTCACCACCATCGGTTGCTCTCTCGAT ATAATATCACCATATGATCTTTATTTGAACCCGAAGCTTGTGGTGAAGCAATACCAAATCTGGCGCGTCATTACCAATTTCCTGTATTTCCGTAAGATGG ATCTGGACTTCTTGTTTCACATGTTCTTTCTAGCTCGATACTGCAAGCTTCTTGAAGAGAACTCCTTTCGGGGGAGGACTGCTGATTTCTTCTACATGTTGTTGTTTGGTGCGACTGTTTTAACTGGGATAGTACTTCTTGGAGGAATGATCCCTTATGTCTCAGCATCATTTGCTAAGATAATATTCCTTAGCAATTCCTTAACCTTTATGATG GTATACGTTTGGAGCAAGCAGAACCCATTCATTCATATGAGCTTTCTTGGCCTTTTTACTTTCACAGCTGCCTATCTGCCATGG GTGCTTCTTGGATTTTCTGTCCTTGTTGGTGCTAGTGCTTGGGTGGATCTTCTG GGAATGATAGCAGGCCATGCTTACTACTTTCTTGAAGATGTATACCCAAGAATGACAGGCCGACGACCCCTGAGAACTCCTGCAATTATACGTTCGTTATTTGCTGATGAACCTGTGGTAGCGGTCAGGCCTGCAGCTGTGAGATTTGCTGCTCCAGCAATGGAAGAAGCTCCACCTCGATGA